The Ficedula albicollis isolate OC2 chromosome 5, FicAlb1.5, whole genome shotgun sequence genome includes the window ggggggggggggggggggggggggggggggggggggggggggggggggggggggggggggggggggggggggggggggggggggggggggggggggggggggggggggggggggggggggggggggggggggggggggggggggggggggggggggggggggggggggggggggggggggggggggggggggggggggggggggggggggggggggggggggggggggggggggggggggggggggggggggggggggggggggggggggggggggggggggggggggggggggggggggggggggggggggggggggggggggggggggggggggggggggggggggggggggggggggggggggggggggggggggggggggggggggggggggggggggggggggggggggggggggggggggggggggggggggggggggggggggggggggggggggggggggggggggggggggggggggggggggggggggggggggggggggggggggggggggggggggggggggggggggggggggggggggggggggggggggggggggggggggggggggggggggggggggggggggggggggggggggagctgaaaaaaaaaaaaaaaaaaaaaaaaagcaaaatgctgttAATGCAAAATTCTTACTTCAAGTATCATATCCACTCTGGGATAATAGCCAAATTCTACATGCCCAGACTTCAGCAGTGTATAAAATTTCTGCACCAAAATGGTTACATATGCTATTTAATGCAGCACTTAGAAtgtgagaaaaacaaatcctaCAGAGGAGAAAACCACCCACTAACTTGGATTTTCTCTCATGAGGTTCTGTGTCAGCCACAGAACTGTGTTCAGAGAACCATGTAGCATGAAGTTAAATCTCCATATCCTcatgtttttacattttattcttaCTCTGTTTACACACTTGCCCCATCTGCCATTTTGCTGATTGTTGATAGCAAAATCTTTGGTATACATCTGTTACACAGCAAGAAGTCACTGGGGCATGCTATCAAAGCAACACCAAAAAATatcctgcacaggacaggatTTTCCCCTTCTCTTGTAAAAATGACAACAGCTACTTACTTCATCCTCTGTGTACTCAGGCTCCGATTCACTGCTCTCTTCATCCTCACTTTCTGGCAACATCTGCAGGTCAGCTGTGGTCAGCTGCTTCAGCTGTTCCTGTATGCTTGAGTTGTCTCTTCCCCATGTGAGCTGATAAGGGGAATAGCCCTGATAGGTCACTTTGTTCACGTCGGCCCCATGTTTCACCAAAAGCGACACTAGGTCTGAATTCTGCAGATCAACTGCCAAATGTAGTGCTGTTCTGCCATTGCATGGCTCCTGTGTGAAAACAGCATAAGGTTTGGCATGTTAGGAGAGGCAGAGCCATTGTCAGATCTGTTGATTCTTCAGACTACAGAGCTCCACTCTGTTAAATTCACGGTACACACTACGTACCTGTGCGTTTACATCTGCTCCCAAGGACAGCAGATACTCAACAATACCCAGGTATCCTTGAATAGATGCTAAATGAAGACATGTATGTCCTGAAAGAcacaaagaaagggaaaacttGGGTAAGTCTAACTCAATGCCTCATCATTACTTAAAAGTCAAGATGCTAGGCCAGGATAGTTTCTAAATTTGCAGTTCATTCACGGCAAAAGGGTGTTTTTCAGAAGAGTTTTCCAGCTTCCAGtatgaataaaaattttgaaaagatttCTTGGAGGCTTTATTCCAGTGTTTAAGTGCAACttataacaaataaaaaaaggagaaccAGGGCAAAGGCACTCACTAAAAATGTGAGGTTCAAAGCCATGAGAGACTATAATCAACAGTGACAAGGCCTACAAGACAGTAGCATCTCAAAAAAGTCAGACACTGCTGCATGCTTTGGGCTCCTCAGCTCTCAAATGGGACATAATAACCCTTCTCCACCTCTCCAGAGATCATTGAGACCTGCAGGAGACTGACCCtaccctcagtgcagcacagccagacgAACTGTTGAGGAGTGTGGCCGTACCGTTGTAGTTGGCTGCCTGCAGGACAGCGAGGAGGTGGTGCGGCTGGCAGTACTGTGTGAGCACGCTGACACTCCTGAGAGAGCCCTGCTGGCAGGCAATGTGCAGGGGAGTGTTTCCTCGGAAGTCCCTCATCTCCAGGTCGCATCCGGCCTTCAGAAGATGCTCAGCAATTTCAGGCTGATCAGTTATCACTGCCAAGTGAAGAGGAGTCTGCAAGCATAAGAGCAAAAGCAGACTGTAAGTTACACCACGAACTTGGCAGCAACATCTAGACAAGCAGACTTCTGGTTCACTTGGTGATTTGTGCcaacaaataaaagcattaaagcACGCCCCATAAACTCAGTTCTTCACGCTTCCCAAGTTGTTGTATAGTTGCCCATTCATCTGGAAGTGATGAACTTTGGGCTCTCTGGATAAACCCACAGTCAGTTGGTATGAAGGGTATCATTAACATCTCCATAAAGAGGGATGCAACCCATGGCatcatatttgaaaaatgtggGCGTTAAATTCCACTCTCCTGGGGGAGAGGAAGCATTGTACCAACACCGGCTGAAGCCAGCTAGGGACTTTCCTGAATGTAGGCTTTGATTCAATAGATTCCgtcaattaaaacaaaaaaaaattaaagggacTTTTCTGGGGGAATTCCCCAGAGGGAGTGCGTGGGTGTGGAAGGGGCTGATCCGGATTTGGGGCTATCGAGGTGAAAGTACCTGGCTGAGGTTGTTCTGGAAGTTCAGGAAAGCCCGGTCACCGGCTGCCTGCTGGATCACCTCCAGGCTCAGGGCTTTTTCCTCGTGAATAATGGCCAAGTGGAGAAAACTGCAGGGGGGGAAAAGAGCAGTGATTGAGCGACACGCGTTTAACCCCCCGACGCCACGCCGAGCcccgccgggccgggccgggtCACGCGCGggtgtcgggggggggggggggggggggggggggggggggggggggggggggggggggggggggggggggggggggggggggggggggggggggggggggggggggggggggggggggggggggggggggggggggggggggggggggggggggggggggggggggggggggggggggggggggggggggggggggggggggggggggggggggggggggggggggggggggggggggggggggggggggggggggggggggggggggggggggggggggggggggggggggggggggggggggggggggggggggggggggggggggggggggggggggggggggggggggggggggggggggggggggggggggggggggggggggggggggggggggggggggggggggggggggggggggggggggggggggggggggggggggggggggggggggggggggggggggggggggggggggggggggggggggggggggggggggggggggggggggggggggggggggggggggggggggggggggggggggggggggggggggggggggggggggggggggggggggggggggggggggggggggggggggggggggggggggggggggggggggggggggggggggggggggggggggggggggggggggggggggggggggggggggggggggggggggggggggggggggggggggggggggggggggggggggggggggggggggggggggggggggggggggggggggggggggggggggggggggggggggggggggggggggggggggggggggggggggggggggggggggggggggggggggggggggggggggggggggggggggggggggggggggggggggggggggggggggggggggcgtcaGCTGCTGCGCCCAGGCGGGCGGCTCGCGGGGCTGCAGCCGTAtgtcctccagctccttcaccaGCTGCCGGTACTCCTCCTCCTTCATGGAGTCCAGGCCGCTGTCGTGGCGGTCGTCGAGCGGGAAGGCGCCCTGGCGCTCCTTCTTGGGGTGCTCGTAGCCCTCCATGGCGGGCGGCTCGGCGGCGCGGCGAGCGGCGATCATGGCGGCGGGGCTGAGGGCGCTGCGAGtgagcggcggcggcggcggcgcctCGCATATACAGCGAGGCCGGGGGATTTCTGCGGGGGAGGAGCCGCGGAGGACGGGAATTTCCAGCCAGTCAAAGCCCGACCGACGGGTCTGGTCCTGCTCGGCGCCGCCGGCGCTGGCAGGGAGGGCGGAgcggctccgggggggggggggggggggggggggggggggggggggggggggggggggggggggggggggggggggggggggggggggggggggggggggggggggggggggggggggggggggggcagggagggcgGAGCGGCTCGGGCCGCCCAGAAGGGGCGTCgcaggggagggaagagaagaggcCGGGCCGAGAGGGAACTTGGCGTTTTTCCAGGGGGGAAGTACTCGCCTCTCCGGCGTCCCCGGCGGTACTTCCCTGCCGCGCCCGGGGGattgccctgccctgccctgccctgcccggcccggTCCCGGGGCTCCCCGTGCCTGCTCCCCGGCTCCTCGGGGGCTGGCGCGCTGCGGGGCCCCTCGGCGCCCTGACTGCACCCCGACATTCCGGCTGTGTGCTGACAGGGGCTGCGGCACCGCGGAATAATTCCGGTTGGAAGGGTTCTATAaagaagggttttttcctgtcttgcAGCTATTTCTGGCCTCACTGAGTGTCCGTGATTTTTTCCCAATTTGTCATTTTCCCATGGGATGGCATTCCTTTGAACAAGGACTTAGGAGAAAATAAGGGCCCATCTAGACCAACCCACCCCCCCTGCcgtgagcagggacatcttcaactgTATAAGCCCCCCATCCAGCCTGACGTTTaatttttccagggatggggcatccaccacaTTTCTGGGCAACCTCTAACAGTACAAGGTTGCCCAGAGAGttcaccaccctcattgtaaaaaatcttcttccttatatctaatgTAAATTGACCTTCTTTCGGTTTTAAACCCCTACCCTTTGTCCTATGGCAAAAGGCTGTCCCATCTGTTTGTATAGGCTGCCCTCAAGCCCTGCAAGGCTGCAGCGTGATCGTCCCAGGATCTCCAGCCACTCTTCAAAGCTCCATCACCCGCAGGTGCAGTGTAGCAGCATGGCACCTCGTTCTTGTACAATCTGCACAATGACAGATCCCTGAGCCTGTGAGGATCATTTTGAAGTCTGATGAGAGGGATCACCATTAACCAGCTTTTTAGCAAGCCCAGGGCAGCAAAGTCGTGCTAAAATGTCAGGGAATCAAACACCACTGGAGCGATGCTGTGGCTGCTACTGCATCAGGACACTGCATCTGCCCTGCTTGTCACTTCTTGGAGAGATTCAGGTAGTACTTTAAGTGATAGATGTTACTCTGCCATGCCTGCAAGTGTGCAGGTGTTGCCTCAGCATTTAGAGGATTTTGCATCTCTGCTGTGTAAGTTTTCATTCTGTAAAGTTTTCACTTTAAAccttttaaagaagaaattacatCTTCAGCCATTATTCTTGCTTTCTCTGGCCATTCCTAGTgacttttctctgcttttttttttttttttttttttttttttttttttttttctgtctgtcacGGCATCTGCGGGTAATAAAAAGTGGATAAATGCAGGATCCCACATGGATAAAAGGCATTGTTtgtctgcagagctgacagcacTGAATTTTTTCCTGGTGAATTTTTGCCTCTGCTTCTCAGATGTAGGGGATTcccatgaagaatttttcttctcttgcaaCTATTGCTGGCCTCACTGAGTAACAGTGcttgtactttttttccttttgtcatttTCCCATGGGATGGCATCCCTTTGAACAAGAACTTGGGAAAATCCAAAGATAAAAGGAAGAGCcagaagagaggaagaatgCCTGGCTTTCTGTGAGCAGATGTTTCTAATtttcagcccagctgtgccattccTGGACTTCTTTTCAGTGTTCATCACTTGGCCTGGGACAATCCAGTGGTGTTTTTGGGcaggtttaaaaaaaagccgtaaaactttttcttttttaagtaaAAGGTTATGAAAGTTTTGTGAACTTTTTGAAACAGTTCCcccttttaaatgtaaattgGCAGGGGAAATTTAATTAACAAATGAATCTCCTCCTAGCTGCATCTCTTCAAAGAAGGAAGATGCTCTGACTAGCAGGGGAATTGAGCCCAGCAAGGACCTCGCTCTCTGCAGTTGAAATTTTGCTAGAACcacacaaaaattaaacttgAAAACTTCTATCCTAGCTGTGATGGCTGTAAACTAACTTCAGCAAAGAgaattcttttcctccttctatAAGTGACATCCAGCTGCCCTCACAGGCCATCACAGGATTATTTTTAGCAAGCAGCCTCTTTTCAGAGGCACATGAGATGTTTTTATGTTGTGTGTGTTTTAACTTGGCAGTACTGCAGCCAGTTGTAGGTGGCGGAAAGGtgatggaaaatgttttctggatGGAAAGTCGTGCTGAGGCCAGCCCACTTCCTTCcccagggagatgctgctgctctaCAGCCTGGCCCTAGGCATCATGGGGGGCCCACAAATGGGCCAGTAACCCGGGGTATTAGGCAGCAAAAAGCATGGCTTGAGAAGGGATTTAGCCCTAAATTCATATGTAAAGCAGCAGCTAGCTGCAAGTTGAACCCTCATTAGCAATTAAGCAAATACAACTGTTGTCTTTGCTGTAACTCCTCATAATTAGCACAGTTGTGTAATATTTGCCTGAAGAGATGATATAATAGAAGATAGCATAAAGAAAAGGTTTTGGAGTGGTGAAAGTCATTggtgctgctttgtgctgttgAAGtactgtccttttttttttatttttttttttttaattatcacaTTCAAGCAGCTTTTCTATGCAATTTTCTATATGGGGTccacaagagaaaaagaatagaaagaaacaaactcAGCTTTTTGGATATAAGGTGGAGCCTACCACAACCCTAGTTTCCTTGTGGCTTCTCACCCAAGTGCTGCAGTTCTGGGAAGCTCAGACATGCCTCTAAGGGATGGAGCAGTTGTACCTATCCAGGGACAGGGGTTGGCCCTGCTGAAATGGGGGCTTAGTGAGCTCTGCAGTCATCTGTGCCAACCTGAACCTTCTTTGTCTGCTTGTGTATTCTGGTTTAAAACCTCTGCTATGTCTGCATTAATTTCACAGGagtgttttctgtgcttgtcATTTCGAGAGGAGATTAAcattctctgcatttttcatttgggATTATGTTAGTGGTCTCTGCTGCCTAGTCCAGCAGGCTCTTCAAGGCCAAAGGACTACCTAAAAGTTACTTTAACAATGTTAAAATCTGTAACCACGGGAGGTGGTTTTGCACCTGATACCTAAGAGCTAGGTTTTGCAAAAGCCTCCTCCACTTTCGGTGCCCTGAGCACACAGTTGGCAaggctgtggtgctgcagggatgtgatgtttgtttttattctacCTTGCAGAAGGCAATTGGCAGGGCTCCTAGAAGCAGCCTCGAGTGTCTGAATACTGAAAAGGGGCAGTAGGGtttaatcagttttaaaagTAGGCGAAGAATTCTTGTGTTGCTTCCTCCAGCAAACACATTAAATTGTAATTTCCTGGTTGCCACACTAATCATGACAACAGTCTAGTGCTGTTGATTTACCAGAGATTTACCTCAACTTCATCCTTTTGTGATTGCTGTTGCAGATACCTATTAACTGTTTCCTCTCATTTAATTGTGAAGACGGTATGTGGCTCCTAGTAAATGTAAATCAGGAAAGGTAGTTAACAACATCCAGCAAGACTTTGGCCCAGGATGttaaaaccaaaagcaaagcaaagcagtgaaaaatCTGCTGTCTGTACACGTATGTGCCATGCAGATACTCCTTGCAGTAGGACTCTGGTTTGTTGTTTCAAAAGTCTATCACCAAGCAGATACTCCTTGCAATAGGACTCTGGTTTGTTGTTTCAAAAGTCTATGGACTTTGCTAGTGCAAGGGAAGCCAGAGAACACTTTACATTGTCATTTTGATTATATTTTGTAGTTAAAATCCACGTATCTCAGCTTCCCATTTACAGTTGCTACAGAGGTAAGAACCAGGCAGCTCCAAACAATTAGTCTGGTGGTAAACAAGGAAAACATATTTCCCCCCTGCTTTCTAATAATAAGTAACTAATTTGAAAGCTTTAAAACAGCCAAATGAGAGAAAGGACAGTTATGCAAAGTCCATTTTTGTCAGCCAGGATGAGGGCCAAAGGTAGTCACATGTGCCATGTGGTCTGTATCCCTAACTCCTCAAATTTTTTCATCAGAGATTGTTTTGGGATGGTCATATACTCCAAATAGTAGAATGGTGGATGCAGTAGGAAGCATGTCTGCACCTTATTTAAGCGGCTATAATATCCAAGCAAATAGCGGGGTAATTTTTGGCACATAAAGCCAAGGTCCAAATTAGGGCATTTAAAGTCCTCCTCATGTGCCATGGACACAAAAATAGTTAGCTGCAGTGTCCTGACCAGAGTCTAATGGATCTAGAGTTCTGGTTGGCTACACTagtctgtttttattttttgactgCAGTTTATTTTTGGCATATCTTAAACTGATGCATTGCATCCCTGGGAAGGTCTGTGTTTCTCTGCACGAACTGTGGGCTGTTTATCAACTGGTTGCATTTCTGGGGATCCTTAGGGGTGAGATGTACTGTATCaatttaaactgcttttattgtTATGCCTTAAGGGTAAATATAAGTCAAGTAATTTGAAATTTGCTACCACTTGGAAGACAAGTTTTCTCTGGTgtcattcccatttttcatgTGGAAGCTTTGTTAAAGCATGTTGCTCAAAAAGCCTCAAGCTGATGCTCACTGCCTGATGCAGCAAAGCTTGCTGTCACACTTGTTTCATGTAGGAAAAAAGAATCTTGGGGAGGGTGAAGGCAGGTCTGTTGAGCTTGTTTTAGCATTTTCCCTCCAGCAATGAAGTTGCTCCCCATGAGTACAGCCCCCTGTGTGGTTGCAGACGAAGTGGAAGTATCTAATGGGGAAAATATGAATTGGGAGCATGCTAGTAATTAAAAAGGGACTTTCCCCCTGCAGACAGCTGTGACATTTGGTAACGTTACAGTCTCTAGTTCTTCCCAGCAAGTAGGGATATTGCAAAGGTGGAGAGGGTGGATCAGTGGAATCATGCAGAAAACTGAGCTGCTGAGCATTTGGGAGAGAGAACTAAGGCTGGCACAGTCAATGGGGCTGTGCAAAGCAGGGAGCtacttttctttgtgtttggaTTATAGAGAAAGTCAAAATTGGATCTTGGTATAAATTTCTCTGTGGTACTAGATGGTATTTTGAGCAAACTAGGGATCTTAACTGAGTTACTGTGAGGCTGTCAGAGCCTGGCTGCATGTGGGCAGTGAGAGATACCTGTTTCAGCACATAGCTTGCTCTGAACATCTAATGCTCCTGTGCAACCCCTGTGCCGAAAATAATCctgaataaatataaaaagccagcacactgctcctgtgtgcacagtgggagcccagagcagcagacaggCACACGGCAAACCTCAATTAGAAGCTCAACTGCACAATGTGGGCCCAGGGATTTCCCTGGGGACGGATGTGGCAAACACAGGGGCTAATGAACTGAGTGCTGTAGCtagcagaggagctgccaggggaggAAGCAGGAAATACTAGACAATACTAACGACATAGCCCTGAGAGGAAAAACCCACAGCAACAGAAGATGAACTTTGGGCCATGTTCTTCCTGAAAAACCCAGGGACCGCCAGCCAAGGGACTATCGAGGTCAGCTCCTCCTGTGCACACCCTCTTTGGATGAAGGCAGGCTCTttgctctctgctccttctggTGAAAGTCCTTTGGAGTCACAAAGCCTGGCAGACTGCATGGCTCCGGGTGTGGTAACTCCAATCTGCCTTCCACAATTTGCCTGAGGCTGGCAGGAGGTGtcggcagcagctgctgctgagatggCTCTTAAGAGGAGCTTGGCTTTTAGATACCTCAGTGCAAAACACCCATCTGGGTGTTCTGGTGCTCTGCTCTGAAAGTTCCCAAGGTTTTATCCTGAGTTTTTCCTGGGATTGTTGtaagctgtgctcagagctggatcgttggctgtgccagcagggagcaTGCAGCATTGTCCAAGGACTGGATGTGCTTCTGGTACCATGTCCTGGTCCAGCCCATCCTTCTTCTAGGTAAACAAATGACTGTTGTTGAAAGTGGGACTGCAGGACCTGGGATATCACAGTTATTCTTTGCAGGAGAGTAAGCTGGGAGAAAATCTCCAAGGGACAACAAAGAGCTAGACTGCATTTAGAGGAGTGTTAGTGTGATTAACACACAGAGAGGCTaaaggcaggctgagagaggTTAAATACACCCCATATTCTGCATACTCCGAGTATTGCCTGCAGTCCCAGGACACAGGTTATAataaaatcctcattttctcACACAGCTCTCGTTCCCTCTTATTGTCATGCATCCAACTGTTTACACTGAGCATGACCTCTCTCAGGGCAGTGACGACTGGCAGTAAGTTGAGAGCCACCACCACATGTGGGAGCTAGGAAATGAGCAGTGCCATCCTGTGGTAcagcttcagctctgctgcccagccgGTGGTTGGAAGGTGACTGTTCCTGCCGGTCCTGAGATACCCGAGCTGCATGCAGAAAATGGGAACGGGAAGTAGTGCGGCATCTTACAGAGTGGGCTGGGATCAGTGGTTCTTTATTGAAGCTGTATTGGGAAAGAAGAGGGAGCAGATGGAGATTGCAATGGAGATTTTCTAGCCTCTAAGGAGTTTAAATTTATATCTCTCCAAGGCTGTATCCATTCCTGGGGTAACTTTTCATTTAGTATACGCCTTTTAGGGCTTTGATTTCTTCAGATTTCATGGAAGTTATGAACTAACTTATGGTTGTGGTGTTTCCCGGACAGAAATATCTCAACAGGATAAGCTCC containing:
- the NFKBIA gene encoding NF-kappa-B inhibitor alpha; translated protein: MIAARRAAEPPAMEGYEHPKKERQGAFPLDDRHDSGLDSMKEEEYRQLVKELEDIRLQPREPPAWAQQLTFLHLAIIHEEKALSLEVIQQAAGDRAFLNFQNNLSQTPLHLAVITDQPEIAEHLLKAGCDLEMRDFRGNTPLHIACQQGSLRSVSVLTQYCQPHHLLAVLQAANYNGHTCLHLASIQGYLGIVEYLLSLGADVNAQEPCNGRTALHLAVDLQNSDLVSLLVKHGADVNKVTYQGYSPYQLTWGRDNSSIQEQLKQLTTADLQMLPESEDEESSESEPEYTEDELIYDDCLIGGRQLAF